A single Chryseobacterium sp. DNA region contains:
- a CDS encoding S8/S53 family peptidase, with protein MKKILLFSLLIGYCSVSAQTQLVFVHFTDKPNKAAFFANPLSELSQKSLNRRTALGIALNDQDAPIEQSYLQNLQNMGFTVTDYSKWLNGATVNATPAQIAALQAQPFVLSVESFARNASGGTKITPAGQWKNNSNVNKTLTNFDYGAGAVQIDQVNIRPLHLAGYTGTGVSIAVIDAGFPYVDTGSAFSRLRTNNHIKAGYDFVTKTNDIYNASLSGHGSAVLGAIGGYLENTFAGSAPDADFYLYRSENAAVEIPEEEIYWIEAAEEADRKGVEIISSSLGYNVFDDSRYNYSYTDMNGTTSFIARGAQIASEKGIFVLVAAGNSGALPWHYILTPADNANVFTIGAVDASGNSSGFSSYGPNSSGAIKPDGSAQGTATTTVGNNTTFTVNGTSIATPIASGGVACLIQAFPAMSREQIKLKLRQSASLYPNHTDQMGYGILNFGSVLNTLRVSETVKKVMVTVYPNPVKNILNVASDSEIKTLEIYDNLGRLIRKNMNQTSINVKDFAKGTYYLKIQANDKVYFEKFIKD; from the coding sequence ATGAAAAAAATTCTACTCTTTTCTCTGTTAATAGGTTACTGCAGTGTGTCAGCCCAGACACAGCTCGTTTTTGTTCATTTCACAGATAAACCTAATAAGGCGGCCTTCTTTGCCAATCCGCTTTCCGAACTCTCCCAAAAATCCCTGAACAGGCGTACTGCACTGGGAATTGCCCTTAATGACCAGGATGCTCCTATTGAACAGTCTTATCTCCAGAACCTTCAGAATATGGGATTTACTGTTACAGATTATTCCAAATGGCTTAACGGAGCCACCGTCAACGCTACCCCGGCACAAATTGCAGCGCTACAGGCACAACCTTTTGTACTTTCTGTAGAAAGTTTTGCCAGAAATGCATCAGGAGGAACCAAAATAACCCCTGCCGGTCAATGGAAAAACAACTCAAATGTCAATAAAACACTTACCAATTTTGACTACGGAGCAGGTGCAGTACAGATAGACCAGGTGAATATAAGACCTCTGCATCTGGCGGGATATACGGGGACAGGAGTTTCCATTGCGGTTATTGATGCAGGATTTCCATATGTAGATACCGGATCTGCATTTTCAAGATTACGGACCAATAATCACATAAAAGCCGGATATGATTTTGTTACAAAAACCAATGACATCTACAATGCTTCTTTAAGCGGACACGGCTCTGCTGTTTTGGGAGCTATTGGAGGATACTTGGAAAACACATTTGCAGGATCTGCCCCTGATGCTGATTTTTATCTTTACCGCAGTGAAAATGCTGCCGTAGAAATCCCTGAAGAGGAAATATACTGGATAGAAGCGGCTGAGGAAGCAGACAGAAAAGGAGTAGAAATCATCTCATCATCCTTAGGGTATAATGTTTTTGATGATTCCCGGTACAATTACAGCTACACCGATATGAACGGAACAACCTCCTTCATTGCCAGAGGAGCACAAATTGCCTCCGAAAAAGGGATTTTTGTTCTTGTAGCTGCAGGGAATTCCGGGGCGCTACCGTGGCATTACATTTTAACACCGGCAGATAACGCGAATGTATTCACTATCGGAGCTGTAGATGCTTCAGGAAATTCTTCAGGATTCTCTTCGTATGGCCCCAATTCTTCAGGAGCCATAAAACCCGATGGAAGCGCTCAGGGAACCGCTACAACAACAGTGGGTAACAATACAACTTTTACAGTCAATGGAACTTCCATTGCCACTCCTATTGCCTCGGGAGGGGTTGCATGTCTGATTCAGGCGTTTCCGGCCATGAGCAGGGAACAGATCAAACTAAAATTAAGACAATCTGCATCTCTTTATCCCAACCATACCGACCAGATGGGATACGGCATTCTCAATTTCGGAAGCGTATTGAATACTTTAAGGGTTTCTGAAACCGTAAAAAAAGTAATGGTAACCGTATATCCTAACCCTGTAAAAAATATTCTGAATGTAGCCTCTGATTCTGAAATAAAAACATTGGAAATCTATGATAACCTGGGAAGACTGATCAGAAAAAATATGAATCAGACTTCTATCAATGTAAAGGATTTTGCAAAAGGGACCTACTATCTAAAAATTCAGGCCAATGATAAGGTGTATTTTGAAAAGTTTATAAAAGATTAA
- a CDS encoding DegT/DnrJ/EryC1/StrS aminotransferase family protein, translating to MVDLQSQYYKIKNDVDNAVLNVMDSAAFINGPEVKSFQNELESYLEVKHVIPCANGTDALQIALMALDLKEGDEVITADFTFAATVEVIHLLKLKSVLVDVDYDTFTISTEELKKAITPRTKAIIPVHLFGQCAHMEEILKIAEEHNLYVIEDNAQAIGAEYTFSDGTVKYAGTMATVGTTSFFPSKNLGCYGDGGAIFTNNDELAHRLRGIVNHGMYERYYHDEVGVNSRLDSIQAAVLRKKLPHLDSYNEARRKAADFYDEAFAGHPDILTPKRAENSTHVFHQYTLRILNGKRNELQKFLTGKEIPAMIYYPVALRKQKAYFQDSNDADFVNTDKLLDQVISLPMHTELDEEQLKYITDAVLEFMK from the coding sequence ATGGTTGACTTGCAAAGTCAGTATTACAAAATAAAGAATGATGTAGACAATGCAGTTTTAAATGTAATGGATTCGGCAGCTTTTATCAACGGTCCTGAAGTAAAGTCTTTCCAGAATGAATTGGAGTCTTATTTAGAGGTAAAACATGTGATTCCATGTGCCAATGGGACAGATGCACTGCAGATTGCGCTAATGGCGTTAGATCTGAAGGAAGGAGATGAGGTTATTACAGCTGATTTTACTTTCGCTGCTACCGTAGAAGTAATCCACCTCCTGAAATTAAAATCTGTCTTGGTAGATGTTGACTATGATACATTTACAATTTCAACCGAAGAGTTAAAAAAGGCGATTACGCCAAGAACGAAGGCCATTATTCCGGTACATTTATTCGGACAGTGTGCCCATATGGAGGAAATCCTAAAGATTGCTGAGGAACACAATTTATACGTCATCGAAGATAATGCGCAGGCAATCGGTGCAGAATATACATTCTCTGACGGCACTGTAAAATATGCCGGAACAATGGCTACTGTTGGTACAACCTCTTTCTTCCCTTCCAAAAACCTGGGATGCTATGGGGATGGGGGTGCTATTTTCACCAATAATGATGAGCTGGCGCACCGTTTAAGAGGAATCGTAAACCACGGAATGTACGAAAGATACTATCATGATGAAGTAGGGGTAAACTCCCGTTTAGACAGTATCCAGGCGGCAGTATTAAGAAAAAAGCTTCCTCACCTGGATTCTTATAATGAAGCGAGAAGAAAGGCTGCAGATTTCTACGATGAGGCTTTTGCAGGCCATCCGGATATTCTTACGCCAAAAAGAGCTGAGAACTCTACCCACGTATTCCATCAGTATACTTTGAGAATTCTGAACGGAAAACGTAATGAACTTCAAAAATTCCTTACCGGGAAAGAGATTCCGGCAATGATCTATTATCCGGTTGCCTTAAGAAAGCAGAAAGCTTATTTCCAGGACAGCAATGATGCGGATTTTGTGAATACAGACAAGCTTTTGGATCAGGTAATTTCTTTACCGATGCATACGGAATTAGACGAAGAGCAGCTAAAGTATATTACGGATGCGGTGCTTGAGTTTATGAAATAA